The DNA window atattcttaaaacGTGCATCAATGTTTTGTAAAAAGCACCAACTAAAAGTGTTCACTTTGTAAATCCAACAACTCTGTAAAAATCAGCAATCTGAAGCTCCTGTAGAGCCCACAGCTGGGCAGAAAAACAACTTTCCTGCCTTTCAGAGATTCTGATCTGACACATTTTCAAGCCAGCTCCATGTGATAGAGCCAGTAAGACTATTCACTCAGTTGCTGAGTGAGGTTTCCTCCAGGAGCCACCCAGGAATACTCTACACCCCTACAGGACACATTATTAACCAGGTGACTGTATATCTAGGGTGAAAGCAACAAAGAACAGCCTTGTTAATGCATCATCAGTGACCCAAGACCTACACCAGGCACACTCAAATGCGTCTTGTATCTAATTGTAAGAGGATCCATTACACACTCTGAAGCTGGAAAATAGATTTTTGAGCCATTAATTTGTCCCGATTTTCTACTTGGAACTTGGAAATACTTGACTTCAGTACTAGAGTGACGCTTTCAGAACAGCATAATCATCTTGCATGTCCACTCTGAGATGCGCTAACAGACACAGGTTTCAGAGGGAAGACTCTTCTGAGGAATAAGACTTAATGATGCCAGGCTGGGAACCTAGACATGCATGCTACAGGTGCTCTTTGAGATTACATGCTCGTTGACAGTTAGCTGCTGCTGAATAGGATGGGCTCACCTCTCAACAAAGGTCCTGCCTTCTTCCTTGCTGCTGCATTGGTGCTTATTATGATGGAACAGCTTGGGGAATAGCTATTCACTTTCTGTTAACCTTGTCAAGGCAGAGAGATGGGTGGTCAGCAGGGTCACTGTTTTCAACAGCAGCTATCCGTTAGCCCTCACTTTTACTTTTGGAACTCCAACCCTTCTATTGAGAGCTGCTCACATGTACATTGCACTCCTGTGTGGGAGAAACCAGAAGCCACCAGAAACCCAGACGCATAAGCAGCAGGCCCAAAGATCAGGAAGTCCACCACCAGATCATCACCTACCTCTTCCAAACACCAGGAAGTGGAACAAAAGCATTAATTTCTTAGGTACAAATTCTTGATGCTGCTCAGCTGCTCCATCTTAGTTAGTTCTTTTTAGCAGCAAAATCAAGAACTTACTAAGCCATTCTTCACCTACTAGGAAATCTTCCTCTGTCAAAAGCTGTCagaagaaatctttcttctaGCATACAGAACCTTCCTTTATATTTGCTTGAAGTTACTGCACTGAGAGCCACTAATGCCTAAAACAGCAAAACGCTCATCTGAGCCACCGTAGCACATGAAGTCCCAAGCATGGATCAGAACCCCACTGTGCCACATGGTACTTGTTCCTgctctgcaacagcagcaggatTTTCCTTTGGGTTTCTCTACAGCTCTCCTACTCTGGCAATCAGAAAGGAACTAAAGATGCTGCAGGTAACAGTGTGGGCTGGACTAAGTTTCCTCCCAGAGTCATCCCTGTCAGTTTGAAGGCTGATTGGGGTTGTTTAATCAAAAGCACAGAACCACTCGAAACTGCACCTCACAAAACCCTACACAGCAGCAGAGGTACCAGGTCTAGAGAAGGATTCAAGAGAGTAACTCTGTACTCCcagaaatttcatttattaGAACTAAACCCACCTGCATTTATGATATAAAACCCCTCTAAGGCTCAAGCAAGCATTCAACAGGCTTTTGTAGGGCAACACACAGAGCTTGCTTTTGCGGTCGCCACTTTAACTGTTAGTTATTAAAACATACTAATTTACGCATTTCATTTATCCTGTAGACAAGCATTAGAAATGGCAAACACCCATCCTCACTAGATCTCAGCagacactgcattttaaaataaaaaagagcatCCAGGCAATAAGCTTTCTCCAATAAAGGTAAGTAATTCCTCCCTGTTCAGCAtaactctgtttttttccaggaaataaGGTCAAGAAACTCTTTGAAGATCATGAGCACATACGGTTAGTTCATAAAACTTAGACTGAGGTtactgaaaacacacacacaacttGCAGCATGTGGACAATCTGGACTCACCAGTCACCATGTTGCAtgtatttctgctgctcttgTCCTGAGCTCTTAGACTTGTAACGTTCTGGAGAAGACAGAACAAAGAAGCCCTTTCCATCCCCAATTCCTCTTTCTTTATTaaagccattttatttttaatatgtattccattaagagaaaaaaaaaagaaaatacgaAAATATGATCATCCACgcagccagcagctcctgctgaaaAACTGCAGCGTGCCCAATTCCTGACCACTGCATCCCTCAGCCTGGCAGATGCTACCAGGAACAGTGTGTGAGCACATCTGTCACAGGATGCTCGCGCCGTGCGGCGACGGGCGCAGCACGGCCGGTGACACCGGCGTTATGGGAGGACAGAACTTAGAacaaggcagcagcagcggtGACCGTATCCAGAGGtgccccctccgccccccgccGGTGTTCCCGGCCGAGCGGCCGCGGCCCAAGTCAGATGGAGATGGCAGAGAACGGCCCCGCCACCCAGGTCGGACGAAGCGAAGCTCCATATTTAGCCCCTGAGATCATCGCCCATGGTTCAGcctctcccctgctccagcgggGCCGCGGAGCCCCGCGGGGCCTCCTCCTGCGGCACCGGCACGGCCGGACCCCGCCCGCGGGGCGCCCCGCATTGCCCAGCCCGCTCCCCGCGCCTTTGTTCCCCCGGCGGGGCGACCGGGCCCAGGCCCGCGTcgccccggaccccccccccccgccgccatGTTGGGGGCTCCACCGGGGACGGCGGCCGCCGAGGGCCGCGCCGCGAAGAGGCGAAGGCCGCGCCTTCCGGCGcgcgcgctgccgccgcccgtGCCCGCGCGGGGAAGGGGCCATCCTAcggggagggaggcggggacGCGCCcggtgcggggtgggggtgatgggggggggggcgagcaAAGGGGCGCACCCCGCGCGCGCACGGCCAAACTGCGCGCGTCCCcgcgccgccccctccccctccccgccgcccccggaaCCGCCGCctgccaccaccccccccccgccccgcgcccgaCGGGaggccccgcccggccccgccaccgccgcgCACCCacaccaccccctccccaccccggcGGCCCCGCTGCGCCGCGGTGCGTCCCGGCCCCGCCTCACCCCGGCCCTGCTGCCGCCGTCGCctcgcgccgccgccgcctcggccCCGAGCCTTTTCCCCTCACAGCTCCCTGGGCGCCATCTTACATTCAACCCCCCGCAGCCAATCAGCGCATGGCCCCGGCCTCGCGAGAGCGCGGCCCCCAAATCCCGCGAGAGCTTGGCGCCCGGGCCCTCCCCGCACCTTAAAGGGGCCGCGccccagcagggaagggaaggccgGCGGGGGGCGCCCTCCGCGTGGGGACGCCCGTGGGTCCGGGACTCGCGAGGGGCGCTAGGACCCCGACGGGCAGGAAGACAGCCGGTTGTCGCGGCCGTGGGGCTTGTGACGCCACAGACACGCGTGGCTGTGGGGCGCCGCCGACCGAGGGGTGCTACGCAGCCGCCCCGCTGATCCGCGCCAGGCTTGGGCGGGGGCGGCCGTGACCCCCAGGCAGCAGCCGGGTGCGAAGCCCCGCGCCGCTCCACGCGGGGGCGAGACCCCAGTCAGGGTCTCCCCGGCAAGGGCGCTTGGGCCTCCGCGGCCGGTACCGGTGGGGGCTgtgccctgccccagccaccgGAGAGACCACGGGGCGGAGGGTCTCCCGTGGGCCTGACGGGTCCTCCGCACCACGGGGCCGGTCTGAGGCTGCTTTAACATGCCCATGTGCTCGGTGCAGCCTCCCCGTCCCCGCTGCCGCTTAAGGTGGCCCGTGGGGCCGGGCAGAGCCTCCCCCACCCACGTCAGGGCCGGTGCCCACGGGTCAcggggctcagggcaggggggcAACGCCAGTCCCGCGGTGGCAACCCACCTGGCCTCCAGGCCAGGGGCGAGCAGGGGCCACCCCACTCGAGTCCACCTTAAGTGGGGATGGTGCTCAGGTGGTGTTTGTACACAGTGCGCGCACCCCGCAGCAGCCCCTAGCAGGCCTTGAGAACCCCCCTCCATCCCGCCTCAGCACCCTcaaccccagccccacatcgCAGCTCCCACAGGGGCACCAGCCCCAAGCCCCCAGGGGCTAGGGATACcccccaacccagcaccccagggctgagcaagggcagcaggaggcagtGACAGCACGGGGAGAGGACAGGTATGCTCTGTTTATTGAGGCAATGCTGTGGGGCACCCTGGGAGGCTGTGCCAAGGCACGGCGGCACTGGGGATGCACAGAGACCCTCCCGGGGAAAGAACACCACAGTGGGGTGGCAGTGGTGATTGCCTCAGGCCTTGCTGGGGTCCTCCTTCAGCGTCACCGTCCGGTTGAACACCATCTGAGGAGAGGCAGAGGGTCAACTCAGAGCCCCACAGTGGGAGGGGAAGCCCTATGGCAGGCAGGGGGAGTCCCACGGCCATCTCCCCAGGGCTTACCTTCCCCTCTTTGCTGTCGGGGTCCACTGAGAAGTAGCCCAGCCGCTCAAACTGGAACTTGTCAAAGGGCCGGGCGGAGAGGACAGAGCTATCAACCAGGGCATTGTGGACCACACACAGGGAGTCCTGACAAGAGAAGGTACCTCAgccagcagccctggcacctctcctccccccctccacagccctgctccccccagtCTCTCTCACTGCCAGGACATAGCAGGGCCCTGcccagggagaggtgggggtCACATCAAAGCAGGTGCCTCCAGCACGGGTGCAGGAGATCCCCAGTTCTCCCCAAGCCTCTGACCTCAGCTCTTGATGCTACTCACGGGATTGAGGTCACTCAGAAAGCCACCAGGCACCTCTGATGGGTCCTCAGGATTTTTGTGTAAAAACCTGCCAAGAGACAAAAGTCTCATCCCAAAGCCACTGGGCAAggggccgtggggcagcagctctcagagCCCCACAGCAATACCTCTGCCACCAAGGACTAGGCACATcccagcagagcctgctggGCAGCACACAACCACAATGCTGGGCTGGGtggcagcaaagctgctgcGCTAGCACCACTGAGCTTGTGCCTGCACCTCTGCAGGCGGCCAGATACTCACAGCCGTTCGTAGAGCCGCACTTCACACACCAGTGGCTCTGACACCCAGTGGATGAAGGCTTTGGGCTTCTCCGCCACATCTGACTTGATGCAGGTCACCTCCAGCTCGATCACATGCCCGCTGGCAtcctgggggagaggaggcaaGCTGAGCCATCAGCTATCAAGTCAGGCAGAAACCCATCCcacagggcagccctgggggctgAACCGCCAGCCCCCACAACTCTGGGTCACATTGCTCCCCTCTGTGCaaggcacagggctggcagcGAGCTGCCACACTGGAAGCCAGCATCCACACTGTGcccacagccctctgcccgagATCACCATCATTGCTCTTCCCAGGTGTGGCATGGCCAGGTCCTCACATCCCATGGCCCAGTCTGGCATCACCAGTGCCCTGCCACCCACCTTGATGACGTTCTGGATGGCGATGACATAGCCAGTGTGGCGCAGCCCCACTGGCTGCCCAGGGGCCAGGCGCTTGTAGCCCTTGTCCACCTCCTGCAAGAGGATTCACGGCTGCACAAGGGGTCCCAGCACGGGAAGCAGGTCCCCCCTCCAGCATGTCTCTCTGTCCCCACAGCTGTGTCCTCTCACCCACTCCTGCTGTACGAGGGATCGACCCACCCAAGGCTGCTGAACTCCCATATTGCTGCAGGAGTTCCCCAGTATGCAGGCCAGGTGCAGGCACCATCGGCTGGACATGTACCAGCCAGGCTGAGGGCAGCGGGTATTTCCCCCGTGCCCATCAGAGCTGGTGGCATGTTTGGGAGTCACGGTTGGGTGCCGACACCCCACCTGTGCCCCATGCAGCACCAGtgcagctcccagcactgccaggttCCCACAGCCAAGCTATAGCTCTTGGGAGCAAGGGCAGTATGGCCTGGTGGGCCCAGCTCACCTCCCTGAAGTCTGTCTTCTCGATGTAGACAGTGGGCTGGAAGAGCACTTTGTGAAAACCCCGGCTCTCATCAGCTGGGAAGTTGGGCACAAGGACCTCCAGTGCCTAGGGAGAAGGAGGGGTTGAATGCTGGTCTTGGGGAATcccactcccaccccagcccacgGCACTCTCACCTTTGGGTCAGGGAAGTTGGTGATGGTGACCTTGAGGGGCTCCAGAACGGCCATGGCACGGGGGGCCTGCTCGTTCAGCACCTCCCGCACACACGCCTCCAGCAGATGTGGCTCCATCGTCGCCTGGGCCACCGTCACACCAACCTGCAGGACAGCCTGCTGTCACACCAGCTAGGGGCTGCATCCAGCTGCCCTGTCCCATCCTGTCCCCAGCACCTACCCGAGCACAGAAGTTGTTGACAGCCTCAGGGGGAAAGCCTCGCCGGCGCAGGGCTGTCAGCGTGAAGAGACGCGGGTCATCCCAGTCCCTGAGAATACACCAGTGTGACAGCCAGGCATGCCCTGGGCAAGACCCACCCTGGCTGCTGGTCCTGCTCCTACCTCACAGCACCCATCTCCACCAGCCGGATGATCTTCCTCTTGGAGACAACGGTGTAGAGCAGGTTCAGGCGCCCATACTCCCACTGCACAGGGCAGTAGACATCCAGTGCATTGCACAGCCAGAAGTAGGAGGAGCGCCTGTGAGGGAGGAACAGCTGTAGCCCGGCTCAGCCTCACACCTGCCCACAACCCCACGGACACACTGTCCCCCAGCACTCTGGCAGCCACCAGGatgcagccagctgctcccccacagagctgccctgCCAGGTCTGGCTCAGCCCTGGGCCATGCATGCACAGTGCTCACCTGGCCTGGAATTCCTTGGTGCAGAGGGAGTGTGTGATGTGCTCGATGGAGTCGCAGAGGCAGTGTGTGTAGTCATATGTGGGGTAGATGCACCTGTAAAGCAGACACAGTCAAGCCCTGGGGCAGAACCCCATGCTGCTCCCCTCCCGACACCCCCCCACTTCCAGGACATGCAGACCCACGCCCACCACATGTGCCAGGACACCGCAGACCCTCCCCTACCACTTGTCCCCAGTGCGGTGGTGTGGAATGAACTTGACGCGGTAGGCGACAGGGTCCATCTTCCCATCCTCCATCACCAGCTTCATCCGCAGCGTggcctctccctccccaaactTTCCCTTTCGCATGTCCTGTGGAGCAGGGGGAGGTTGTCAGCTGAGTCATGGACCCAGACCCCACATGCATGCAGTGATTACCCCCAGCCAGGAGTACCTCGAAGAGCAGGAGTGACTCCTCCACAGGCCGGTCCCGCCATGGCGAGGGTGGTGGGTTGTGGCCCTTGATCTCCTCAACCTTCTGATGGCAGACATATGCCTGGCCCCTACAGAGGGGAAACACCATCACCAGACACCAGTGACCCATCCCCTGGGTGAGGGGGAGCCCCAGCTGCGGCACAGAACATCCGCACCACCCCAGCACATCCATACCACCCCAGCACACTCACCTGCGGATAAGCTCCAGGGCCCAGGTATAGAGCTGGTCAAAGTAATCTGACGCATGGGTCACTGCATAGGGCTGGTAGCCTGTGGGCACAGGGGAAACAGCAGGTCAGAGGCACCCCCTGGGCCCAGCAGCAGGACCTGCATGAAGGGATGTCCCCAGCAGCACCTGGCCTaatcctgccctccccagcctgaGCCGTACCCAGCCACTCCACCATCTCCCGGATGGCCGTaaagtatttttcctcctccttctcggGATTGGTGTCATCATAGCGCAGGAAACACACACCACCGTTGGCCTGGGGATAGGGGGACAACAAGCAAcaagctgctgctcaggggctgcagggccaggcCAGTGGCCAAGCAGCAGGTGGAGGCAGGGGCTAGAGGTAGCTGCCAGCAATGCTTGGTCCTTCTCACC is part of the Phalacrocorax carbo chromosome 6, bPhaCar2.1, whole genome shotgun sequence genome and encodes:
- the QARS1 gene encoding glutamine--tRNA ligase, translated to MAAAAMAAEEVEEALGLFTGIGLSEAKARETLRNGALSTLLRRAVLQARSALGPALDKTTGTLLYNTAARLRDPKHLGFLVDYIVRREILTDLQLSAALEYVRSHPLEPLDTADFEQACGVGVSVTPEQIEEAVEAVISKHRAELLAERYHFNMGLLMGEVRSRLQWADGKTIKNEVDLQVLHLLGPKTEADLEKKPKAAKARPALSEKQKVAVVETGEVGTETRSLLEQLRGEALKFHKPGENYKTEGYVVTPNTMALLKQHLAITGGQVRTRFPPEPNGILHIGHAKAINFNFGYAKANGGVCFLRYDDTNPEKEEEKYFTAIREMVEWLGYQPYAVTHASDYFDQLYTWALELIRRGQAYVCHQKVEEIKGHNPPPSPWRDRPVEESLLLFEDMRKGKFGEGEATLRMKLVMEDGKMDPVAYRVKFIPHHRTGDKWCIYPTYDYTHCLCDSIEHITHSLCTKEFQARRSSYFWLCNALDVYCPVQWEYGRLNLLYTVVSKRKIIRLVEMGAVRDWDDPRLFTLTALRRRGFPPEAVNNFCARVGVTVAQATMEPHLLEACVREVLNEQAPRAMAVLEPLKVTITNFPDPKALEVLVPNFPADESRGFHKVLFQPTVYIEKTDFREEVDKGYKRLAPGQPVGLRHTGYVIAIQNVIKDASGHVIELEVTCIKSDVAEKPKAFIHWVSEPLVCEVRLYERLFLHKNPEDPSEVPGGFLSDLNPDSLCVVHNALVDSSVLSARPFDKFQFERLGYFSVDPDSKEGKMVFNRTVTLKEDPSKA